The following proteins are encoded in a genomic region of Corticium candelabrum chromosome 19, ooCorCand1.1, whole genome shotgun sequence:
- the LOC134194644 gene encoding usherin-like, which yields MSVLCVAVWMSVFVTTAAQQRCTSDLKQPIDASVVSYCAPNIKNYSHLLIDSDNNQIVVAARSELALLPYNLSASLATRKNVSSSLAQIKTCRLTLKEATCYNFFKLLLKDTKSNNILACGTNAKKPQCHFYDSSTLADATPSVWSSIGDFDGYVPERSDTSSTAVYISDTGSVIAGSSRRPSTYAISRFTPGGTLKEIRTTFDTQRWLNSPEFVSSYSIGSYVYIFLRETALETDSNYQYSRVARVCKDDPGGMFFLPSGWVSFVKSRISCEVPLSTPSFHYNQIISTAFVANAKYRPDAASQKLFYAVFRGSTGSPSSTAVCAYGLDGVYSNDLSSVYDGPYYFYDNGFKTGSPNRFTCSTIRTEGDANKYQLTVNQVQQVTRFPLYRINGASATAIAVDQVTSDSQTYDVIFLGFDDGKVRKIGHVKSSTGSWESKVIETIQVAVGEPIVKLEVLGNNDITKRLLFVVSDSKVSQLPLHRCDRYTTCRDCVEAQDPYCGWSSSQAGCVASDTSGAVQNVSNGVYKSICPKPPTTCTMSVKTRTSDSITLSWVMDSTPSQPYDNPRFWLYQGGQSLINVSSSTLEHKISQLQPYTSYDFSIIPVNNYGVGTECELKNVITQAQAPSKVVPTVNVRSSTETEIRWSEPQQTNGPLSKYEIYVSENGGSSSLLKTVTDISKFNYKEPHTNLKPYTKYSYFVKSCTDDGTSRCSDSDSIMAQTFNDFPSKPRLVVATAVSSTEMNVKWMPPSVPNGMLTGYRVIKQPHGDQIPSCCIGTQTSIAVQGLLPYTDYTFTVEAVTSRGYGPSSDAVTEKTSAGLPDAPAAPELIASFYPDTPYILVKWSKPRNLNGQLVGYGLCRSNGTCHMFDASTLSFNDSNVQPCVTYTYSISVLTNGGNATSPSSHTLISTIPGYVTSLTSHVLSASEIQLSWKTPNNMRECIVEYYDVIQDGTRVCCHGNQLTYFASTLTPFSAYTFQVAAGTIAGQGSFRSTSATTLQARPDAPVSLMVTYSNGIAILTWKPPGVNRGTLTSYNIYKNSVLVGTVIATVTLYNVPRDFVEPGKSAKYTITAWNDVGESPPSSSRVVMRDEEAPDQCAAIYAIQSGDNSVFVSWLPPVVSNGVVTSYTLEYVKGGSGNEYVGLNREQNVTGLKVDTTYAFRVFATTGGGNGGVIVSNDVVVKKRGGATISVCPTDGPTTLSPMQPTKSQTNRPPTVAPTAADISAATVSSQEISLTWRMPSSMSESDVTRIVIKQSSAISGGQSEICCQDVKRTYRAVGLVPHTKYTFSLFVVLKSDGERDLQVSASSVTNQAAPSAPLNVRSAVIDINSITVEWDEPTSPNGVITSYDVYRDGNLEDTVNGSTRHFTVSNLEPYMNYQFRVRASTVAGSGPFSSRHVFRTREAAPGKMNRPRLAAVSTSIMYITWDPPSQPNGQLTGYKLYRKLATGDDTNLCGVNTATTAVTETIIDDGTRLNARVTKLLVGTAYCFAIQAKTAVAYGDVSDYVAGRTFDIAFVGVTNFSCPSVNFFNDYTLWKNGLSRDLPTTEASVNPTIIIGDLKTGSDDSPTVVVIVGVIAGLAIITTFVLGVMLFCMCRKGQFDVDMEVGKDFGRPVSATAVKMDLHGNSDGKAFMMQSTGSGTSRVQNAVPPDVLSGTSTGGERVSNAWMDTNCNGAQTAGRLGVASGIYEPIEKQKHEPQPPSTAPPDDLDETGETLNLTADTEVIDYEDCETTDVNA from the exons GCCACATGTTACAATTTCTTCAAGTTGCTCCTGAAAGACACAAAGTCGAACAACATCCTAGCATGTGGGACAAACGCCAAGAAACCTCAATGTCATTTCTACGAC aGTTCAACACTTGCTGATGCCACACCGTCAGTATGGAGTTCAATAGGTGACTTTGATGGATATGTACCTGAGCGTTCCGACACGTCGAGCACAGCTGTGTATATCTCAG ACACTGGCAGTGTGATTGCCGGCTCTTCTCGGAGACCGAGTACATATGCCATTTCACGATTTACTCCCGGCGGAACTCTGAAAGAGATCCGTACTACATTTGATACACAACGATGGCTCAATT CTCCTGAGTTTGTGTCGTCGTACTCGATTGGTTCCTATGTTTATATCTTTCTACGGGAGACGGCATTGGAAACTGATTCTAAT tatCAGTATTCAAGAGTGGCTCGTGTGTGCAAG GATGATCCAGGAGGCATGTTTTTCCTTCCATCCGGGTGGGTGTCATTTGTGAAGAGTCGAATTTCTTGCGAAGTACCATTGTCAACTCCATCATTTCACTACAACCAAATCA TTTCCACTGCATTTGTTGCAAATGCGAAGTACAGACCTGATGCTGCTAGTCAGAAACTGTTTTATGCTGTCTTTAGGGGATCAAC AGGTTCTCCTTCTAGCACAGCCGTTTGTGCATATGGATTGGATGGCGTGTACTCTAACGATCTGTCCTCTGTTTATGATGGTCCCTACTATTTCTATGACAACGGATTCAAGACAGGATCACCCAATAGGTTTACG TGTTCAACTATACGAACAGAAGGTGATGCAAATAAGTATCAACTGACTGTCAACCAAGTCCAACAAGTCACCCGTTTTCCTCTCTACAGAATAAATGGTGCAAG TGCAACTGCTATTGCAGTCGACCAAGTAACATCAGACAGTCAGACATACGATGTCATCTTCCTTGGTTTTGATGATGGAAAAGTCAGAAAGATCGGCCACGTGAAGAGCTCAACTGGCAGTTGGGAGTCAAAAGTCATCGAGACAATTCAAGTGGCAGTCGGTGAGCCAATCGTTAAGCTGGAAGTTTTGGGAAACAACGACATCACCAAGAGGCTTCTCTTTGTTGTGAGCGACTCGAAGGTTTCACAACTGCCTCTACACAGATGTGATCGATATACGACATGCAG AGATTGTGTTGAAGCTCAGGATCCCTATTGTGGATGGTCATCGTCTCAAGCTGGTTGTGTCGCCTCTGACACGTCTGGTGCTGTTCAGAATGTCTCGAATGGCGTGTACAAGTCGATATGCCCGAAAC CACCGACTACGTGCACAATGAGTGTAAAGACTAGGACGTCTGATAGTATTACGTTGAGCTGGGTTATGGACTCGACTCCGTCTCAACCGTATGATAATCCCAGATTCTGGCTATATCAGGGAGGTCAAAGTCTCA TCAATGTCAGCAGCTCAACTTTAGAGCATAAAATCTCGCAATTACAACCATACACAAG TTACGATTTCTCTATCATCCCTGTGAATAACTACGGAGTCGGAACTGAATGTGAACTGAAGAATGTGATCACTCAAGCTCAAG CTCCAAGCAAGGTCGTGCCCACAGTAAATGTTCGATCGTCTACTGAGACAGAAATCCGGTGGTCAGAgccacaacagacaaatggtcCACTCAGTAAATATGAG ATCTATGTGTCTGAGAACGGAGGCAGCTCATCCCTACTAAAAACTGTAACAGACATCAGCAAGTTTAACTACAAGGAACCACACACAAATTTGAAACCTTATACAAA ATATTCCTACTTTGTGAAGTCATGTACAGACGATGGCACCTCACGCTGCTCCGACAGTGACAGCATCATGGCCCAAACCTTCAATGATTTTCCTTCTAAACCTCGTCTTGTTGTAGCCACAGCAGTAAGCAGTACAGAGATGAACGTGAAATGGATGCCTCCTTCAGTGCCCAATGGAATGTTAACCGGTTATCGAGTCATAAAGCAACCACATGGAGACCAA ATTCCATCTTGCTGCATTGGGACACAGACGAGTATTGCTGTCCAGGGTCTCCTGCCCTACACAGACTACACATTCACAGTTGAGGCAGTAACTTCTCGTGGTTATGGCCCCTCTTCTGATGCTGTTACTGAAAAGACGTCTGCTGGGCTACCTGATGCACCAGCAGCACCGGAATTAATAGCTTCGTTTTACCCGGACACTCCATATATTCTTGTGAAGTGGAGCAAGCCGAGGAATCTCAACGGTCAGCTTGTTGGCTATGGG TTGTGCCGCAGTAATGGAACGTGTCACATGTTTGATGCGTCAACATTATCATTCAACGACTCGAACGTTCAACCCTGCGTGACATACACCTACTCCATCAGTGTCCTGACGAACGGAGGAAACGCCACAAGCCCGTCATCCCACACTCTCATCTCCACCATTCCCGGTTATGTCACGAGTCTCACGTCACACGTGCTGAGCGCATCAGAGATACAACTATCGTGGAAGACGCCCAACAACATGAGGGAATGCATCGTCGAGTACTATGATGTCATACAAGATGGAACCCGAGTTTGTTGCCATGGAAATCAACTGACCTATTTTGCATCGACTCTGACCCCCTTTAGTGCATACACATTCCAAGTTGCTGCAGGAACGATCGCAGGTCAAGGGTCATTCAGGTCAACGTCAGCGACGACTCTGCAAGCTCGACCAGATGCTCCGGTTAGTTTGATGGTGACGTACTCGAATGGCATAGCGATACTCACATGGAAACCGCCCGGAGTGAATCGTGGGACACTGACatcatataatatatacaaaaacAGCGTGTTAGTCGGGACGGTCATTGCCACTGTGACGTTGTATAACGTACCACGTGACTTTGTGGAGCCGGGAAAATCAGCGAAGTACACGATCACTGCATGGAACGATGTAGGAGAAAGCCCGCCGTCTTCATCGAGGGTTGTGATGCGTGACGAGGAAGCACCCGATCAGTGTGCAGCGATATATGCTATACAGTCGGGCGACAATTCGGTTTTCGTCTCGTGGCTTCCGCCTGTTGTATCAAATGGTGTGGTGACGTCATACACATTGGAGTATGTGAAGGGAGGATCGGGCAATGAGTACGTGGGATTAAACCGTGAACAGAATGTCACCGGTTTGAAAGTCGATACGACGTATGCATTCAGAGTGTTTGCTACAACGGGTGGCGGGAACGGTGGCGTCATTGTTTCGAATGACGTCGTTGTGAAGAAGAGAGGCGGGGCGACGATTTCGGTGTGTCCGACTGATGGACCGACGACGCTCAGCCCAATGCAACCGACAAAGTCACAAACGAATCGGCCACCGACAGTTGCTCCTACGGCTGCTGATATATCAGCTGCCACCGTGTCGTCACAGGAAATCAGTTTGACATGGAGGATGCCGAGTTCGATGTCCGAATCGGATGTAACGCGCATTGTTATCAAACAAAGTTCGGCGATTTCTGGCGGTCAAAGTGAAATCTGTTGTCAAGATGTGAAGCGGACGTACCGAGCTGTGGGGTTAGTGCCGCACACGAAGTACAcgttttctctgtttgttgtactCAAGTCGGACGGCGAACGTGATCTACAAGTTTCTGCGTCTTCTGTGACGAATCAGGCTGCTCCAAGTGCTCCACTCAATGTTCGCTCTGCtgtgattgatattaactcaATAACAGTGGAATGGGACGAACCGACGTCACCAAACGGTGTCATTACGTCATACGACGTGTATAGAGATGGTAACCTGGAAGACACAGTGAATGGATCAACGAGACATTTCACTGTCAGTAATCTTGAACCATACATGAACTACCAGTTTAGAGTGCGGGCGTCCACGGTGGCTGGTAGTGGTCCGTTCTCGTCTCGTCATGTATTCAGGACGAGGGAGGCCGCCCCCGGGAAGATGAACCGACCGAGACTCGCCGCAGTCAGTACCTCAATCATGTACATCACGTGGGATCCACCAAGCCAACCGAACGGCCAACTCACCGGATACAAACTATACAGAAAACTGGCAACGGGTGACGACACCAACTTGTGTGGAGTGAACACGGCGACGACCGCTGTGACCGAAACGATCATCGACGATGGAACTCGACTGAATGCACGAGTCACTAAACTCCTAGTCGGGACGGCCTACTGTTTTGCCATCCAAGCGAAAACGGCCGTCGCCTATGGCGACGTCAGTGACTATGTGGCTGGTAGGACGTTCGATATCGCATTCGTTGGCGTCACCAATTTTTCCTGTCCGAGTGTCAATTTCTTCAACGATTACACCTTGTGGAAAAACGGTCTCTCTCGGGATCTACCGACGACCGAGGCATCTGTGAATCCTACGATTATCATTGGAGATCTGAAAACTGGTTCGGATGACTCGCCCACGGTTGTCGTCATCGTCGGTGTGATCGCGGGATTGGCCATCATTACGACGTTCGTGTTGGGCGTCATGCTGTTTTGCATGTGCCGGAAGGGACAGTTTGATGTCGATATGGAAGTCGGGAAGGATTTTGGGCGGCCGGTGTCTGCAACGGCTGTGAAGATGGATTTGCATGGAAACAGTGACGGAAAGGCTTTTATGATGCAGAGTACGGGAAGCGGGACGTCTCGGGTTCAGAATGCAGTGCCGCCTGATGTCTTGTCGGGCACTTCGACTGGCGGTGAGAGAGTGTCGAATGCGTGGATGGATACCAATTGTAATGGGGCACAAACAGCT GGACGTTTGGGTGTTGCCAGTGGCATATACGAACCAATTGAGAAACAAAAACACGAACCACAACCACCAAGCACAGCACCACCAGACGACCTCGACGAGACAGGCGAAACACTCAACTTAACTGCAGATACAGAAGTGATCGATTATGAAGACTGTGAGACAACTGATGTCAACGCTTAG
- the LOC134194643 gene encoding uncharacterized protein LOC134194643 yields the protein MSQLESCPYESCHVSGTLQRVLGHTRHAHDPNLLPGDFISRHSLQRCPHCSKWFLKLGQHMSQCRKRQSFPVSGQRSSAPADTSAPSPPSPSLRNASSTVVPTMVSESQDLSQPTSSISALNPESTAWRFIRDLPVQSILEATPPRVVQTINSSVKARFQDCCAIALKKIQDNPDDVSAWKLLFLIPRMLLRPMVRGGKNGLRDVKLAYEKFLSWQWEDLVKLQGLPTKRASYGSEEARIAAALRLVRCGELSRASKVLTSTGLAESSAETTAKLALKHPRRSTTIIREATPHHESINLTRSILFDVIRRSPRGSGTGPSGWRFEHLKVLIENDFTADCLFSACTAIALGILPEIATKLLSSSRLIAIPKPNGDVRPIAIGECIRRVTSRAICVQMKNSFASFFCPIQHGVSTENGSELIIHHIELMLEHNPEWIVLKSDVKNAFNSINRHHLLNELRQSFPELYNYASQMYGGFNSLVFMEGGTAVAISSEEGIHQGDPLGPALFATAIHPILRDLQERFQEIHILAYLDDVFLLGHPDKTLEAFQNLKDMFLSGSLSVSDSKCEIFSPSGTINTANTYVQVTSEGSMFLGTPIGSTAFVESSCSQIVQSGSSLCDYLPKLNDPQSALLLLRHCHVPKLDHLARTVHPNNIRKAASIHDSMTRATFSQVLGFPELVLPWEQISLPVRLGGFGMSSLSSTFKLGYVASWIHSLAELPLRFPAVIPMVDNVVDHQFGSVGDALAKSIPPDKLLSDYLANPKKLQSRLSNQFFANQLQLSLNNSATARDASRLYSLQGKGAGAWLNAIPATQGFAFKPCDFRLASLVRLGLPISLSHWSEACNCSAPLDDSGYHLLTCKTGGGPIWSHESIAGVWSECLRSLQIHHRREPRNRYVTSDCRPDIVMFDSESASNLDLDISLAHPWSADAFPSSADRTGVAAKQRENRKATKYSQQKLPGTSVLKAIPLVFEHFGAWGEEARNFLRKLAAFSSDEVGQPNAPEFVDFWRKRFSVQLQKCNARVIQKKLNVLCGGCQIPESLSTQFFYH from the coding sequence ATGTCTCAGCTAGAGAGCTGTCCCTATGAGTCTTGTCATGTTTCTGGCACTCTTCAGAGAGTTCTCGGTCATACTCGTCACGCTCATGACCCAAATCTTCTACCAGGCGACTTCATCTCTCGTCATAGCTTACAGCGTTGCCCCCACTGCTCCAAATGGTTTCTAAAGCTTGGGCAACACATGTCTCAATGTAGGAAGCGGCAGAGTTTTCCCGTAAGTGGCCAACGGTCATCCGCACCAGCAGACACAAGTGCGCCATCACCACCGTCACCTTCGTTGAGGAATGCATCCTCCACAGTCGTGCCAACTATGGTATCTGAGTCTCAAGATCTTTCTCAACCTACGAGTAGTATCAGTGCACTCAACCCGGAATCAACCGCTTGGCGTTTCATTCGGGACCTCCCAGTGCAGTCAATCTTAGAAGCTACGCCCCCTCGCGTTGTCCAAACGATCAATTCCTCCGTCAAGGCTCGTTTCCAGGACTGTTGTGCTATTGCCCTAAAGAAAATCCAAGATAACCCAGATGACGTTTCGGCATGGAAGCTTCTCTTTCTCATCCCTCGCATGCTTCTCCGACCTATGGTGAGAGGTGGCAAGAACGGCCTTCGAGATGTAAAGTTAGCGTATGAGAAATTTTTGAGCTGGCAATGGGAGGACCTTGTCAAACTGCAAGGCTTGCCGACCAAACGAGCTTCGTATGGAAGTGAGGAAGCCAGGATAGCAGCGGCACTAAGATTAGTGAGATGTGGTGAGTTGTCACGTGCGTCTAAGGTCCTCACTAGCACCGGATTGGCTGAATCGTCAGCGGAGACAACCGCAAAATTGGCACTAAAACATCCAAGGAggtcaacaacaataataaggGAGGCTACACCTCACCATGAGTCCATCAATTTAACTAGATCTATTCTCTTTGATGTTATCAGACGATCACCGCGTGGATCTGGAACAGGCCCGTCAGGTTGGCGCTTTGAGCATTTGAAAGTGCTAATTGAAAATGATTTCACTGCTGATTGCCTCTTCTCTGCCTGCACTGCCATCGCTCTTGGGATACTTCCTGAAATAGCTACCAAGCTGTTGTCTTCTTCCCGGTTAATTGCTATCCCTAAGCCAAATGGCGATGTGAGACCCATTGCTATCGGAGAATGCATTCGCCGAGTAACCTCGAGAGCCATCTGTGTGCAAATGAAAAACAGTTTTGCCAGCTTCTTCTGCCCTATCCAGCATGGAGTTTCCACAGAGAATGGTTCAGAGTTAATTATTCACCATATTGAGCTGATGCTGGAACACAACCCTGAATGGATTGTACTGAAGTCCGATGTAAAGAATGCATTCAACTCTATCAATAGACATCACCTGCTCAACGAGCTACGCCAGTCCTTCCCTGAGCTATACAATTACGCATCACAGATGTATGGTGGATTCAACTCACTAGTCTTCATGGAGGGTGGTACAGCAGTCGCTATATCATCGGAAGAAGGCATCCACCAAGGCGACCCTCTTGGTCCAGCCTTGTTTGCCACAGCAATTCATCCAATTCTGAGGGATCTCCAGGAAAGATTTCAAGAAATTCATATCCTAGCTTACCTTGACGACGTGTTTCTATTGGGTCATCCGGACAAAACCTTGGAAGCTTTCCAGAATCTAAAGGATATGTTCCTTTCTGGCAGTTTATCCGTCTCAGACTCCAAATGCGAGATCTTCAGTCCTTCAGGTACCATCAATACCGCTAATACTTACGTTCAAGTAACATCTGAGGGCTCAATGTTCCTCGGAACTCCCATCGGTTCTACTGCTTTTGTTGAGTCTTCTTGCTCTCAGATCGTTCAGTCAGGGTCTTCTTTGTGTGACTATCTTCCAAAATTAAATGACCCTCAAAGTGCTCTCCTGCTCCTTCGTCATTGTCACGTGCCGAAGCTAGACCATCTGGCCCGGACTGTACATCCGAATAATATTAGGAAAGCTGCTTCTATCCACGACTCTATGACGCGCGCAACATTTTCACAAGTACTAGGCTTCCCCGAGTTGGTTCTTCCATGGGAGCAAATATCACTGCCAGTACGTCTGGGTGGATTTGGTATGTCATCCCTGTCGTCCACCTTCAAACTCGGTTACGTGGCTTCATGGATACACTCACTTGCTGAGCTCCCACTTCGTTTTCCTGCTGTAATACCCATGGTTGACAACGTGGTTGACCATCAATTTGGTTCAGTTGGTGATGCTCTTGCCAAGTCCATACCTCCTGACAAGcttctgtctgactatctggcaaatcctaagaaacttcaaagcagactttcaaatcagttctttgcaAACCAACTACAACTTTCATTAAATAACTCTGCTACGGCTAGAGATGCCTCTAGGTTATATTCCCTACagggaaaaggagctggagcgTGGCTAAATGCAATCCCTGCAACACAAGGTTTCGCATTCAAACCCtgcgattttcgcttggcgtcGCTTGTGAGGCTTGGATTGCCCATCTCTCTGTCACATTGGTCAGAGGCATGCAACTGCAGTGCACCACTGGATGACAGCGGATACCACCTACTCACATGCAAGACCGGTGGAGGCCCTATTTGGTCTCACGAATCAATTGCTGGGgtgtggtctgagtgcctCAGGAGCCTCCAAATCCACCATCGACGGGAGCCAAGGAACAGATATGTCACTTCAGATTGCAGgcctgacattgtcatgttcgattctgaatcagcttccaacctcgacctggacatctctctagcccacccttggagtgcggatgcatttccaagctctgCTGATAGAACAGGCGTCGCTGCTAAACAACGAGAGAATAGGAAGGCAACaaaatacagccaacaaaagctccctgggacttcagttctcaaagccatccccttggtattcgaacatttcggtgcatggggagaagaggccaggaacttcttgcgaaagctagcagctttctcatcagacgaagttggtcagccaaacgcaccggaatttgtggacttctggcgtaaacgattttcagtgcagctgcaaaagtgcaacgcacgggtcattcagaagaaattgaatgtgttgtgtggtgggtgtcagattcccgagtcactcagcactcaattcttttatcattag